The following proteins come from a genomic window of Actinomycetota bacterium:
- a CDS encoding HAD family hydrolase — MTTVRAVLFDFGHTLVDFARTEEALRDAYGVVRDRLAGWVEDRAPPDVDELVERIAGAVDAMVGRSYAERRLEELDQISLFAEAFAAIGYELPPELLLEVAEIDHDSFSHSLVAPESTLSTLGTLKDMGLRLGLVSNVSLFPHRMRGDLESLGLAQLLHGAVFSSEVGVRKPDPRIFVQALRQIGGEAASAVFVGDRLNDDVVGAQAVGMRTILTREFRQEDPGDIEPDAVVERLAEVPDVIAGW, encoded by the coding sequence ATGACGACCGTGCGCGCCGTCCTGTTCGACTTCGGCCACACGCTCGTCGACTTCGCCCGCACCGAGGAGGCGCTGCGGGATGCGTACGGCGTCGTCCGCGACCGGCTGGCCGGCTGGGTCGAAGATCGTGCGCCTCCCGACGTGGACGAGCTCGTGGAGCGGATCGCCGGCGCGGTCGACGCGATGGTCGGACGTTCCTACGCGGAGCGAAGGCTCGAAGAGCTCGACCAGATCTCGCTCTTCGCCGAGGCCTTCGCGGCGATCGGCTACGAGCTGCCTCCCGAGCTGCTGCTCGAGGTGGCCGAGATCGACCACGACTCGTTCTCGCATTCACTCGTCGCTCCCGAATCAACGCTCTCAACGCTCGGAACGTTGAAGGACATGGGACTGCGGCTCGGGCTCGTGTCCAATGTCTCGCTCTTTCCGCACCGGATGCGCGGCGACCTCGAGAGCCTGGGACTGGCCCAGCTCCTGCACGGTGCGGTGTTCTCGAGCGAGGTCGGCGTTCGGAAACCCGACCCGCGGATCTTCGTGCAAGCGCTGCGACAGATCGGCGGCGAGGCGGCGTCGGCCGTGTTCGTGGGCGACCGGCTCAACGACGATGTCGTCGGCGCGCAGGCGGTGGGGATGCGAACGATCCTCACGCGCGAGTTCCGTCAAGAAGATCCGGGAGACATCGAGCCCGACGCGGTGGTCGAGCGGCTCGCGGAGGTGCCGGACGTGATCGCCGGCTGGTGA
- a CDS encoding zinc ribbon domain-containing protein, whose translation MPEATPGLVRCPRCGAGNPSDAEWCGQCLERFGAADADASDISVARPEVSRAGELLTWTCPACDSPNPMDAETCARCGSAFTSFFARPEKVAVRPVPSGRAVALSAALPGLGHWSLGRAGAGVARVVLYLWTLGLSILLLTRPPAAGRAVVRMVGIAFVLSAAGVWLVSMLETMRLADGDERPVLPPHALTWLSAALSALLIFGLLGSALAGRGAP comes from the coding sequence ATGCCCGAGGCGACACCTGGTCTCGTTCGTTGTCCCCGCTGCGGCGCCGGCAATCCTTCCGACGCCGAGTGGTGCGGCCAATGTCTCGAGCGGTTCGGCGCGGCGGACGCAGACGCGTCCGACATTTCCGTTGCGCGCCCGGAGGTGAGTCGCGCGGGCGAGTTGCTCACCTGGACATGCCCGGCGTGCGATTCGCCGAATCCCATGGACGCCGAGACCTGCGCTCGCTGCGGCTCGGCGTTCACCTCGTTCTTCGCTCGGCCGGAGAAGGTGGCCGTCCGACCCGTACCGTCCGGACGCGCGGTCGCGCTTTCCGCCGCGCTCCCCGGGCTCGGTCACTGGTCGCTCGGCCGGGCCGGCGCGGGGGTGGCGCGTGTGGTCCTCTATCTCTGGACCCTGGGCCTGTCAATCCTTCTGCTCACGCGTCCGCCGGCGGCCGGCCGCGCCGTCGTACGGATGGTCGGCATCGCGTTCGTTCTCTCGGCGGCCGGGGTCTGGCTCGTTTCGATGCTCGAGACGATGCGCCTCGCCGACGGCGACGAACGGCCGGTGCTTCCGCCTCACGCGCTCACGTGGCTGTCCGCCGCGTTGAGCGCCCTGCTCATCTTCGGGCTGCTCGGCTCTGCGCTCGCCGGCCGCGGCGCGCCCTAG
- a CDS encoding DUF309 domain-containing protein, whose protein sequence is MPPERDRDPAGRPRNTRPRDELGRPLPRDASNRMPEEPPAASPGEALARGIEHFNAGRYFQAHEAWEEGWHASPEPERDFWQGLTQLAVGLTHLQRGNAHGATTLLRRGARRLRPYGASHMGVSVAPLVAFADDAADRIESEGLDAKVEPPTVKRTDG, encoded by the coding sequence ATGCCCCCCGAGCGCGACCGCGATCCGGCCGGCCGCCCCCGCAACACGCGACCCCGCGACGAGCTGGGGCGCCCCCTGCCGCGCGACGCGTCCAACCGCATGCCGGAGGAGCCGCCTGCCGCGTCGCCCGGGGAAGCACTGGCGCGTGGCATCGAGCACTTCAACGCGGGCCGCTACTTCCAAGCCCATGAAGCCTGGGAGGAGGGCTGGCATGCTTCGCCCGAACCCGAGCGCGATTTCTGGCAGGGCCTCACCCAGCTTGCCGTGGGCCTGACGCATCTGCAACGCGGCAACGCGCACGGCGCGACGACGTTGCTCCGCCGCGGCGCTCGTCGGCTTCGCCCCTACGGCGCATCGCACATGGGCGTGTCCGTCGCTCCGCTCGTCGCGTTCGCCGACGACGCCGCCGATCGGATCGAGAGCGAGGGCCTCGATGCGAAGGTCGAGCCGCCCACGGTAAAGCGGACGGACGGATGA
- a CDS encoding DUF6081 family protein encodes MTEPVRETYGDFTSIVGEKPSWVIGGFQLPDGTFWEYREPDAVAVVQNGRLRVAVRQLTRANDKVQILDNAKHMFFSARVFDVPPGGGISFELEISSKCSGTTPGDLYDGFVSFNLLDFSEGGALDWFVGHDRIAPVYARLPFPGVQAEDARPMKYFAMFEELEHSPAVRRRVRIAYDRATDDCRWWLDGEEVWRFTPPVKFNGFVAALGIMTEKDLTADGSVSVHGQGVLGEWSPLEITTWESGSARPGELFG; translated from the coding sequence ATGACCGAGCCGGTTCGGGAAACCTACGGCGACTTCACCTCGATCGTCGGCGAGAAGCCCTCGTGGGTCATCGGCGGTTTCCAGCTTCCGGACGGCACATTCTGGGAGTACCGCGAGCCCGACGCCGTCGCCGTCGTGCAGAACGGCCGCCTCCGCGTCGCCGTTCGCCAGCTCACGAGGGCGAACGACAAGGTCCAGATCCTCGACAACGCCAAGCACATGTTCTTCTCCGCGCGGGTGTTCGACGTCCCGCCCGGCGGCGGCATCTCGTTCGAGCTCGAGATCAGCTCGAAGTGCTCGGGAACCACGCCGGGAGACCTCTACGACGGCTTCGTTTCCTTCAACCTCCTGGACTTCAGCGAAGGCGGCGCGCTTGACTGGTTCGTCGGGCACGACCGCATCGCTCCCGTCTACGCGCGGCTCCCGTTCCCCGGGGTGCAAGCCGAGGACGCGCGGCCGATGAAGTACTTCGCCATGTTCGAAGAGCTCGAGCACTCCCCCGCCGTGCGCCGGCGCGTGCGGATCGCCTACGACCGCGCGACCGACGACTGCCGCTGGTGGCTCGACGGCGAAGAGGTTTGGCGATTCACGCCGCCGGTGAAGTTCAACGGCTTCGTCGCCGCGCTCGGGATCATGACCGAGAAGGACCTAACCGCGGACGGCTCGGTGTCCGTTCATGGGCAGGGCGTGCTGGGCGAATGGTCCCCGCTCGAGATCACGACGTGGGAGTCCGGCTCGGCCAGGCCGGGAGAGCTGTTCGGCTGA
- a CDS encoding alkaline phosphatase family protein → MSDWTEYGRELAAKRLERRKFLKGMLGISGLALAQGTGLARALLPKSSAAALPDPGGNHFTTIVVGMMENRSYDHYFGWRGPDFGGMQEGFSNPTSLEAPPDGCSPVATLAVDDPTPVDTFHLETHCQIPDPDHGWNGGRVQLNHGQVNGFYERSGKVAMGYLEAEDIPFSAWLAENYTTFSNYFCSVLGPTFPNRLYLHSAQGGGHQGNYIPVPDFTNPADLLPLGHRWPTIWDRLNDAGVDWAFYGSDVPTIALFFHEIYENPGKVRHITDFYIDAALGLLPKVAFIDPAFFTYGNDDHPARDIKAGQRFIQDAFLAVAEGPQWYDTSTGKGAAWVMTYDEWGGFYDHVAPPTAPDPMASTNHCDDWGQLGFRVPTILASPFSKPNFVGANVYDHTSILKMIEWNFGLDPVVGTVSNPVTRDGFANNLAEVLDFGQAPRVELPSEPPFIPVHLASLWCAQSPTIEATDGENPLEVIPDIPLPPPVLPGSASASLAKSPDQFEEPHAEMLALADAGYFGKFDMRERAKSGVWRE, encoded by the coding sequence ATGAGCGATTGGACCGAGTACGGCCGCGAGCTGGCGGCGAAGCGCCTCGAACGACGCAAGTTCCTGAAGGGGATGCTCGGGATCTCCGGGCTCGCCCTCGCGCAAGGCACGGGGCTCGCGCGCGCGCTCCTTCCGAAGTCGAGCGCCGCGGCTCTGCCCGATCCCGGCGGCAACCATTTCACGACGATCGTCGTCGGGATGATGGAGAACCGGTCGTACGACCATTACTTCGGCTGGCGCGGCCCGGACTTCGGCGGCATGCAGGAGGGCTTCTCCAACCCGACCAGCCTCGAAGCGCCGCCCGACGGATGCTCGCCCGTCGCGACGCTCGCGGTGGACGACCCGACGCCGGTCGACACGTTCCATCTCGAGACCCACTGTCAGATCCCCGACCCGGATCACGGCTGGAACGGCGGCCGCGTCCAGCTGAACCACGGACAGGTCAACGGTTTCTACGAGCGTTCCGGCAAGGTCGCGATGGGATACCTCGAGGCCGAGGACATCCCGTTCAGCGCGTGGCTCGCCGAGAACTACACGACCTTCTCGAACTACTTCTGCTCGGTGCTGGGGCCGACGTTCCCGAACCGGCTGTATCTGCACTCCGCGCAGGGGGGCGGGCACCAGGGCAACTACATCCCCGTGCCCGACTTCACGAACCCCGCAGATCTGCTTCCGCTGGGGCACCGGTGGCCGACGATCTGGGACCGGCTCAACGACGCCGGCGTCGACTGGGCGTTCTACGGGAGCGACGTGCCCACGATCGCGCTGTTCTTCCATGAGATCTACGAGAATCCCGGCAAGGTGCGCCACATCACTGACTTCTACATCGACGCGGCGCTCGGCCTCTTGCCCAAGGTCGCGTTCATCGACCCCGCGTTCTTCACCTACGGGAACGACGACCATCCCGCCCGCGACATCAAGGCAGGACAGCGCTTCATCCAGGACGCGTTCCTCGCCGTTGCGGAGGGGCCGCAGTGGTACGACACGTCCACCGGCAAGGGAGCTGCGTGGGTCATGACGTACGACGAGTGGGGCGGCTTCTACGATCACGTCGCCCCACCCACTGCGCCGGATCCGATGGCAAGCACCAATCATTGCGACGATTGGGGGCAGCTCGGCTTTCGCGTTCCTACGATCCTCGCGTCCCCATTCTCGAAGCCGAACTTCGTCGGCGCGAACGTGTACGACCACACCTCGATCCTGAAGATGATCGAGTGGAACTTCGGACTTGATCCCGTCGTCGGAACCGTCAGCAACCCCGTGACCCGTGACGGGTTCGCCAACAACCTCGCGGAGGTTCTCGACTTCGGCCAAGCGCCGCGGGTCGAGCTGCCGAGCGAGCCGCCGTTCATCCCGGTCCATCTCGCCAGCCTGTGGTGCGCGCAGAGCCCAACCATCGAAGCCACCGACGGCGAGAACCCGCTCGAGGTGATCCCCGATATCCCCCTTCCGCCCCCGGTCCTGCCGGGCAGCGCAAGCGCGAGCCTCGCCAAGTCGCCCGACCAGTTCGAAGAACCGCACGCCGAGATGCTCGCTCTCGCCGACGCCGGCTACTTCGGGAAGTTCGACATGCGCGAGCGCGCGAAGTCCGGCGTCTGGCGCGAGTAA
- a CDS encoding prenyltransferase translates to MPEELPERGPALLARATRAKVLPVMLAPVAVGASLAWSHTGVFAWGWFLLTLFGAAAMHLGANVVNDYFDEASGADEAARQDPAGLATGTGLIASGVMSREATLRLAAGLFAIALACGVVLAAARGWLVLVLGAVGFLLAVFYVAPPIRYGYRGRGLGEVGIFMAFGYLPLVGSYYVQVKDITPDAAWASLVPGLLTTLVLYHHHFLHWQADARSGKLTPVAVLGPDKALTLSWIAIVASYGILIGQCIAGLWPPGAAVAIVGAVPLAAAVRRARRDPILPNYLQLLGATLGSSVLTQLVLIVSLVIRVALR, encoded by the coding sequence TTGCCTGAGGAACTGCCGGAACGCGGCCCCGCTCTGCTCGCGCGCGCCACGCGCGCGAAGGTCCTCCCGGTCATGCTGGCCCCCGTCGCGGTCGGCGCGAGCCTCGCCTGGTCGCACACCGGGGTCTTCGCGTGGGGGTGGTTCCTCCTGACGCTGTTCGGCGCGGCCGCGATGCACCTCGGGGCGAACGTGGTGAACGACTACTTCGACGAGGCGTCCGGCGCCGACGAGGCCGCGCGGCAAGACCCGGCCGGCCTCGCGACGGGAACCGGGCTCATCGCGTCGGGCGTGATGAGCCGCGAGGCGACGCTTCGTCTGGCCGCCGGCTTGTTCGCGATCGCGCTGGCGTGTGGGGTCGTGCTCGCGGCGGCGCGTGGGTGGCTCGTGCTGGTGCTCGGCGCTGTGGGGTTCTTGCTCGCCGTCTTCTACGTCGCACCGCCGATCCGCTACGGATACCGGGGCCGAGGTCTGGGCGAGGTCGGGATCTTCATGGCCTTCGGCTACCTGCCGCTCGTCGGTTCCTATTACGTGCAGGTGAAGGACATAACCCCGGACGCGGCGTGGGCGTCTCTGGTCCCCGGCCTGCTCACGACGCTGGTTCTCTACCATCATCATTTCTTGCACTGGCAGGCCGACGCCCGCTCCGGGAAGCTGACGCCGGTCGCCGTGCTCGGTCCGGACAAGGCGCTCACCCTCTCGTGGATCGCGATCGTGGCCTCGTACGGGATCCTCATCGGACAGTGCATCGCGGGCTTGTGGCCGCCGGGCGCGGCCGTGGCGATCGTGGGGGCGGTCCCGCTCGCCGCGGCGGTTCGCCGGGCCCGACGCGACCCGATCCTGCCGAACTACCTGCAGCTTCTGGGCGCGACGCTGGGTTCATCGGTGCTCACGCAGCTCGTCCTGATCGTCTCACTCGTTATCCGCGTGGCCCTGCGTTAG
- a CDS encoding pyridoxamine 5'-phosphate oxidase family protein — MKAEDTLEDREPTEGEVGERVDAIKDLFDRYHTMSIAAASEGEPWIAKVFFVEDEPTAGRLDLCCALINTSRKLAMIKQTRRIAFVVAGDHPDRWAQGTGHVELVEDDADADAIMKRLEGKSPAAGPFLRMVKWTAVRVHVDRLKLTDITTRPPVTEFTFA; from the coding sequence ATGAAGGCTGAGGACACGCTCGAGGACCGGGAACCGACCGAAGGCGAGGTCGGCGAGCGGGTCGACGCGATCAAAGACCTGTTCGACCGGTACCACACGATGTCGATCGCGGCCGCCTCCGAGGGCGAGCCCTGGATCGCCAAGGTGTTCTTCGTCGAGGACGAGCCCACGGCAGGCAGGCTCGACCTGTGCTGCGCGCTGATAAACACCTCACGCAAGCTCGCCATGATCAAGCAGACCCGCCGCATCGCGTTCGTCGTCGCAGGTGATCATCCCGACCGCTGGGCACAGGGGACGGGTCACGTCGAGCTGGTCGAGGACGACGCCGACGCGGACGCGATCATGAAACGGCTCGAAGGCAAGTCGCCGGCGGCGGGGCCGTTCTTGCGGATGGTTAAGTGGACGGCCGTGCGCGTCCACGTCGACCGGCTCAAGCTGACCGACATCACGACGCGGCCGCCGGTCACGGAATTCACCTTTGCCTGA